AGGTTATAAAATCAAAATTTCCTAATGTTGGAACTGAATCGGCAAGAAGGCTAGTGATAAAAATTTCATCTTCAGAATCCAACGAATCATTTTTGTTTTGATCTATACAACACTTTAAATTGATTTTTATCACTAACAAAATCAGCCGCTTTAAAGTGTGCATCTGTTAAAAGCAATTCGTTAGTTGTTGGATTAACAATAAGATGATAACTGATGAATTTTCTATTTAGTGAAATATTTTCTTGATAATGGTGATCAAATTCTGACAGGGACCATGTAGATAACGATCGGTTTTTACCGTTTTATCAAGTGGAATAGCAATTTGATTTTGATAACATGAAGTAGTCAGGATACTGACAAATAAAAAAAGACAAGTTTTCATATGCAAAACGGAAGTGCCCCGGTAATCAGTTTGATTCCGGGGCGTATTACTCTAACAGGTATACATTTTGTTTCTTGGCAGATCCCAGAATCCCCTGTTGCTCTATCCTAAAAGTAATAACCAAAATTTCCACTGCAATTGTCAATGATTTTGTAAATACGCTTTCCCTTTAATTGAGAACTACCTTCATTTTTAACATGTAGGCGGTCATCTCCATTGATTTTTTTCTTCATTCCTGATTAAGGTTCTAGATAAAAATGACTTAGATGGGGAGGGAAAGAAAGTAATTTATTTGCGGATAATTTTAATAGTTTGACCTGTTATGTTACCTGAGTGAGTTCAATTTGTTTAAACTAAAATAGCTTTAGTGTTGTAGGAAAAGCGCAGACGCACTTTAAGACTCCAAAAAGTTACCCAGAATAGAGCTGGATTCTTTACCTCTGTTTTTACCATATGGGGCAAGGGCCTGGACCAATTTTCGGATAGGCATAGATTGTAAATAAACCCTACCCGTGCCTCTTAATGTAGCCAGAAATATACCTTCACCTCCAAACAACATTGATTTTAACCCACCTGCAGACTCAACATTAAAATCAATGGAAGGCTCAAAAGCCACCACACATCCTGTATCTACTCTTAGCACCTCATTGTTCAGTTGCTTTTCTATAACTGTTCCACCGGCATGTACAAAGGCTTTTCCGTCTCCCTGGAGCTTTTGTAAAATGAAACCCTCACCACCTACAAGGCCGGATCCGAGACGTTTATTGAAAGCGATGGTCATTTTTGTGCCCAATGCTGCACACAAAAAGCCATCTTTTTGCACAATTAAGGAATTTTCAGGAGCTGCGGCCAGATCAACAGGTATTATAGTGCCAGGGTAAGGAGCCGAAAATGCAACCTTTGATTTGTTGGCTCCCCTGTTAGTAAAGTGGGTCATGAACAAAGACTCACCTGTGAGTACTCTGGTACCTGCTGAAAGTAATTTGCCAAATAGACCTTGGTTAGGTTCGGATCCATCACCCATTTTGGTTTCAAATGTGATACCGTCATCCATGTAGAGCATGGCTCCGGCCTCAGCAATTACAGTTTCATTAGGGTCGAGCTCTACCTCAACGATTTGAATACTTTCCCCTTTAATTTCATAGTCGATTTCGTGGGAGTTCATTGCTATTCTTCTTCGTCTTTACCTTTTTTCTTGTTCTTTTTGCTGGATTTCTCAGACTTCAATTCATCATAATCATCGCGTTCAGCAAGCTTCTTGTCTTCTACATTCTTGTTAAGAAACTCGTTGATGCGATCTATATTAAAGTTGGTTTTTATTTCACCAAAGGAATCAATTTCAATATTAAAGCCCTCCAGTTCCGGGTTTACCTTTGGTTGAGTTTTCTTCTTTTTCTTTTTTGATTCCTTTTTAGACATGGCGCTTAAGGTTTAATTGACTTGCTTAACAGGCAATGTATCAATAGCTTTCTGTATTCTGTCAGCCACTTCTGCATTGCCCAGGATCTCGATGATCTCCATCAAGTCAGGACCTCCGCCTTTGCCGGTTATGGCTAACCTAACTGCCTGCATCACCTGTCCTATTTTAACGCCTTTTTCGTCTAATATGTTATTTAAAATTTCCTTTGAGGTCTCTGAGGTGAGCTTATCAGCCTTTAATACGGCTTCTCTGTAGGCTTCCAAAACAGAAACTGCCTCTTCAGTCCATTTCTTGCGAACCACATTTTCATCATAGCTGTCTGGCATCATGAAGAAAAATTTTCCTTCTGTCCAAAACTCGGCAGGAAAAATTACACGCTCCTTCATGGCCTCACACACTTTTTCTACCTTCTTGCTGTCAATAGCTATTCCATTGGCTTCAAGGTCTTTGATGAGGAATGTGCTTAGCTCTGTAGCAGGCTTAACTTTAATATACTGCTGGTTATACCATTTGGCTTTGTCAATGTCAAATTTTGTCCCTGATTTTCCTATTCTTTCAACAGTAAATGCATCAATGAGCTCTTGTAAAGAGAATATCTCCTGTTCTGTGCCAGGATTCCAGCCTAGAAACGCAAGAAAGTTGAGCAAGGCATCGGGTAGGTAACCATCCTCTCTGAAGCCGTGGAAAGTCTCCGCTGCGCCATCCTTGCCAGGAAATGCACCATGAATTGGAAATACCGGGAAACCAAGTTTGTCCCCGTCCCTTTTACTGAGCTTACCGTTACCGTCAGGCTTGAGTAGTAGCGGCAAGTGGGCAAACTGAGGCATGGTATC
This region of Fulvivirga ulvae genomic DNA includes:
- a CDS encoding TIGR00266 family protein, coding for MNSHEIDYEIKGESIQIVEVELDPNETVIAEAGAMLYMDDGITFETKMGDGSEPNQGLFGKLLSAGTRVLTGESLFMTHFTNRGANKSKVAFSAPYPGTIIPVDLAAAPENSLIVQKDGFLCAALGTKMTIAFNKRLGSGLVGGEGFILQKLQGDGKAFVHAGGTVIEKQLNNEVLRVDTGCVVAFEPSIDFNVESAGGLKSMLFGGEGIFLATLRGTGRVYLQSMPIRKLVQALAPYGKNRGKESSSILGNFLES
- the gltX gene encoding glutamate--tRNA ligase, which codes for MDKEVRVRFAPSPTGALHIGGVRTALYNYLFAKKHNGKMILRIEDTDQNRFVPGAEEYIKESLEWIGIIADESPYAEGAYGPYRQSERKHMYAEYAQKLIDEGNAYYAFDTAEELDAMRERLKAARVDTPQYNAITRMQMKNSLTLSEEEVKEKLQAGEPYVVRLKVPRKEDVRLNDMVRGWVMVHSSAIDDKVLMKSDGMPTYHLANVVDDHLMKITHVIRGEEWLPSAPLHVLLYKFLGWEDTMPQFAHLPLLLKPDGNGKLSKRDGDKLGFPVFPIHGAFPGKDGAAETFHGFREDGYLPDALLNFLAFLGWNPGTEQEIFSLQELIDAFTVERIGKSGTKFDIDKAKWYNQQYIKVKPATELSTFLIKDLEANGIAIDSKKVEKVCEAMKERVIFPAEFWTEGKFFFMMPDSYDENVVRKKWTEEAVSVLEAYREAVLKADKLTSETSKEILNNILDEKGVKIGQVMQAVRLAITGKGGGPDLMEIIEILGNAEVADRIQKAIDTLPVKQVN